In one Lolium rigidum isolate FL_2022 chromosome 3, APGP_CSIRO_Lrig_0.1, whole genome shotgun sequence genomic region, the following are encoded:
- the LOC124694303 gene encoding uncharacterized protein LOC124694303 encodes MDTDVISDRGMMAAPEAGDGGGGRGKAAGGGSDRKHLSSIANHVLHQCSRTLNKSVDDLVVDFELGLKTAALDKYSRRLVEYCSLQALRSLTSPDLGDTIHEGSFSRFTFDMMLAWETPTPSDQQTTMESISKEREDRKEPLGANEAVMGDDTSLFYSDMMPLLVNEEPTVGEDAYVWFGSVFPLACDVVNARFTFEALTATTANRLHYPAYDKFLKEMDKSFKSLQNLPTPTEVEFAEDEFILDMEGTAGTQRVVRHIGTTSWPGRLTLTNKALYFEASGKLSYGPAFKVDLSDTGMDQQVTTASTGPFGAPLFDKAIEFTSLPEPLLLEFPEMTSSVRRDLWLTMIREVIFLHRFISTYNIESPIHKWEVHSRVILGVIRLQAAREMLRMSPPPPSSFLIFSLYDDLPKGDFVLEQLANNLKETSTITSFSASYVFKSLNKSDPIALFAEMAKEHDRDSSSHEQPLTSLGNTIDQVRDEAREVTVANAPIEGMKEEGLTDSLLVLVGLVSPISKLGPVIQQVTSWDNPPLTGSVLAVTLLIIYNEWVGYALATALILAVSAMFWARQRKIGEICSEVIIDTSSDKTTMESIVEAQHNMKKVHEYVKTANVVILRLWSIVLARSPKHTETVIWMLTGLAVALAVVPFKYVLMGLTVAIFVGNTRAAKAVSNPRGSRRWREWWESIPAVPVHTVDKGDLRTA; translated from the exons ATGGATACGGATGTGATTAGCGACCGGGGAATGATGGCGGCGCCGGAGgcgggggacggcggcggcggtcgaggGAAGGCGGCGGGAGGGGGCAGCGACCGCAAGCACCTCTCCTCCATCGCCAACCACGTGCTGCATCAGTGTTCCCG GACCTTGAACAAAAGCGTCGATGATCTAGTCGTGGACTTCGAACTGGGACTGAAGACTGCTGCACTGGATAAGTATTCAAGAAGACTAGTCGAGTATTGCAGCCTTCAGGCACTCCGGTCGCTAACATCCCCTGATCTTGGAGACACGATCCATGAGGGATCGTTTAGCAGGTtcacctttgatatgatgctagcTTGGGAGACACCCACTCCTTCAGATCAACAAACTACCATG GAGAGCATATCGAAAGAAAGAGAAGACAGGAAAGAACCCCTTGGAGCAAATGAAGCTGTGATGGGTGACGACACATCACTGTTCTATTCGGATATGATGCCCCTTCTT GTGAATGAAGAACCGACTGTTGGAGAAGATGCATACGTGTGGTTTGGATCTGTATTCCCTTTGGCTTGTGACGTTGTCAACGCCCGATTCACTTTTGAAGCCCTCACCGCTACCACAGCTAACAGGCTCCACTATCCTGCTTATGACAAATTCCTCAAGGAAATGGATAA GTCGTTCAAGTCCTTGCAGAACTTGCCAACTCCAACAGAAGTTGAATTTGCTGAAGATGAATTCATTTTGGACATGGAAGGGACAGCGGGAACACAAAGGGTGGTTCGGCACATTGGAACAACCAGTTGGCCTG GTAGGCTGACTCTGACCAACAAGGCATTGTACTTTGAGGCTTCCGGCAAATTATCTTATGGACCTGCTTTCAAGGTTGACCTTTCAGACACTGGAATGGATCAACAAGTTACAACAGCCTCGACAGGTCCTTTTGGTGCACCATTGTTTGACAAAGCCATCGAATTCACATCACT ACCAGAACCTCTGCTGCTGGAGTTTCCGGAGATGACCAGCTCAGTACGGCGAGATTTGTGGCTTACCATGATAAGAGAAGTGATCTTTCTTCACCGTTTCATATCCACGTACAATATAGAATCCCCCATTCACAAATGGGAGGTACACTCAAGAGTCATATTGGGAGTAATAAGGCTCCAAGCTGCAAGGGAGATGCTAAGGAtgtcaccaccaccaccttctagCTTCCTAATATTCTCACTATATGACGACCTTCCAAAAGGTGACTTTGTGCTCGAGCAACTCGCGAATAATCTGAAAGAGACATCGACCATAACTTCATTCAGTGCATCGTATGTGTTCAAGAGTTTGAATAAGTCAGATCCAATCGCCTTATTTGCGGAGATGGCTAAAGAGCACGACAGGGACTCAAGTAGCCATGAACAACCTTTGACCTCTCTTGGCAACACTATTGATCAAGTAAGAGATGAGGCCAGGGAAGTTACGGTTGCTAATGCTCCCATTGAAGGGATGAAGGAAGAAGGTCTCACTGATAGCCTTCTTGTATTAGTG GGATTGGTAAGCCCAATCAGCAAGCTGGGTCCAGTGATCCAACAGGTGACCTCGTGGGATAATCCGCCCCTCACGGGCAGTGTCCTTGCTGTAACTTTGCTGATCATATACAA CGAGTGGGTTGGTTATGCGTTGGCGACAGCCCTGATACTAGCAGTAAGTGCGATGTTCTGGGCCAGGCAGCGAAAAATTGGTGAGATATGCTCAGAGGTGATCATCGACACTTCATCAGACAAGACAACAATGGAAAGCATAGTGGAAGCGCAGCACAACATGAAGAAGGTGCACGAGTACGTCAAGACTGCGAACGTCGTGATCCTCAGGCTATGGTCCATCGTCCTGGCCAGGTCACCGAAG CACACAGAGACGGTGATATGGATGCTGACCGGGCTCGCCGTGGCGCTGGCCGTGGTGCCATTCAAGTACGTCCTGATGGGGCTGACGGTGGCCATCTTCGTGGGGAACACAAGGGCTGCGAAGGCTGTGTCGAACCCGCGGGGCAGCAGGCGCTGGAGGGAGTGGTGGGAGTCCATCCCTGCCGTCCCAGTTCATACGGTTGACAAGGGCGATCTACGAACAGCTTGA